CCACAGCAGCCAAAGAGCTTCTGTCCTTCCATCATTCAAGGCACCAATGAAACCATGTCTTCCAGAACACTTTCAGAATGAATAAGTGTAAGTAAGCACTTCCCGGGTCACAGGCGTAAAGGTGTACAAGGATTCCaccatttaattttaatctgGTACCATTTTAGAGCTGAAGACATTGGGCCTCTGACAGGCTCactaacttgcctaaggtcacccagctggcTGATGGCCAGACTCCCTCAATCTTGCCTGGCTATCAAGACCAGTGCTGACAAACTCTAGGCCCCATGGGGTATCTCCCCTGTGCCCCACACTGAAACCGGGCTCCCTGGTGTAATCACACAGAAACACCCCATCTTCTCTTTTGTTCTGCATGGAGCCTCAGCTCCTCATTTGTAAATACTCAATTTCTGAGGTTTGAGGGAATTAGCCCAGAGCTGGCATGTCCAGAAGGAGTGAGTTAGGAGCTATTCTTTGTAACTTTTGCACAGAGACCCATGCTTGGATAGCTGGGCCGGCTTGGGCAttcctacttttgtttttgtggCAGTGGTTGATTACTCATCTGCTTCTCTGATGCCAGCCACATGCTGCACAATGTTTTTCTACAGCTATCCCCTGGGGCAGCAGAGGCCAGGCCTGTGGTGCACTTTCCCGTGAGACCCAGCAACGGGCTTTGCGGAACACCCTACCCGAGATGATGCGGCTGTGAGGACTGGTTCTACACCTCCCTctgatctcctttttttttttttttttttttttttaattaatttttattggtgttcaatttaccaacatacagaaaaacacccagtgctcatcccatcaagtgtccacctcagtgcccgtcacccattcccctccaacacccgccctcctccccttccaccacccctagttctccCTCTGATTTCCTAGAGAAAGCCTAGGCTATGTGGAACTAACCCTTGTCCCCACCCACACTCCTCACCTGGCACCCTTACATGGAGAGCTCACAGGCAATGCTTAGGCAGTGCTATGGTTCTGAGCGTGatctgctccctcccctccaacaTCCTGTCCCATCAGGCAGACCCACTCACTTTCCTAGAAGGTGCACATCATAAGCTATTTGTATGATGTGTGGGTCCCCAGAGACAGCAGCAGAGAGCAGCAGCCTTGGACGCATGTCAAGCTTCACCTCATTCTGGAAGGCAAATAGGAGCTCCTGCCAAGAAAGAGGTTGATGCTGAGACACAGACCAAACAGTCGGGGAACAAAAGGATCATCCAGGAAAGCTTTATTTACGGAGCTCAAGCCAGGCTCTGAGGACACAGAGGTGAGTCAGACAGGGGCCCTGCCCCCAGGCTCCTGAAGAGATGGTCTTGAGCCAATGTGGTAAGTGACTGAATGGAGGGGTAGAGGGGTGGCAGGCAAGGTCAGGAGCACAAGTTGCAGACTGCCTGCCTGGGGGAGGCCAGGACCTTGTGCAGAGGAGGTGTCACTTGGGCCACAGGGCTGGAGCAGGACCTGGATGTGACAGAAAGAGATACCACAAGACTCCTGCTCTTTTGCCTGACACTTCTAGTTTGATGGCAGTAAAAGAACATTCTGCTCTTCTTATGCCATGAGCccagatatgattttaaaaaacagaatcacTGCAGGGTCCTGGTACTGTGAAACTTGGCCTTACTTTGATTAAGAGGAGAAAAGTCCGCCGATCACTCATGGGGCTGCCTCTTAGTCCAGGGTACAAGAAGAAGAGGTCCAGACCATCAAAATTATATGTCCTCAGTAACAATATAACTGAATGGATAAACTTTTTCCGGTTGGATAATGTGGACAGCATAGTGGTGAACCTGCAGGAGACCCCGGGTGAGGCAAGGAAGGAAGTGAGGCAAGGTCTGCGGTTCCTGCAGGACCACAACTTCCACACAACCCCTGGGTTTGTGCCCTGTGGAGGGCACACAGGTATGGCCGGAGGAAAGGAGGGCAGGCCTTGGAATCCCTCAACCCTTCTTAGAAGCCCCTCCCAGCAATGGGGACGGGGATTGGGGAATtcaagcagcagggaggggctgcAGAGTCTCACTTGGATGTGCCAAAGTCCCAGCCACCGATGGACAGCAGTGTTCTCAGCTCCCTATTCCTATAATGTGAGATAGAGGGAGATGAGCTGGTCCCCATTCCAGTGGGTCCCTGGGGAACAGTGGAAagtgtgggggaggagagaagtgaaaggggaaggcaggtggagggaggaagagagaagagcagagcaaATTACctggaataaaagaaaggaaaagaggatctAGTAATCAAGCAAGCCATGGATCATCACAACCTGGGACCCACTCCCCTCACCAACTGTCCAGAGTCCACAAAACTCCCCTACATCCCTGTGATGCTCCCAtgtagaggaaaagagagagtaatctaaaatatttctcttcactGTTTTCTtagttgacaaatatttattgagcaattactacATGCCATTGACTGCTTTAGGTGCTTGATTGAGATAAAACAGAGAGCGAGACAGACAAGCTCCTTGCTCTCAGGGAGCTTGTGTTCTAATGACAAGGATTTTTACCTTGGCCATGTATAACCACTAATGTAATGGCAGACCTCCCCTTGGACAGGGAGAGAACCCAGGAGTTCTGGCGTCAGGAATATCTAAGCAAGCACTTACTGAGCACCAATTGTGTGCAAAGCATTCACCTAGCTGCTGGTGTACAAACATATTGGAGACCCTGCTCCTTCCCTTGCGGGGCTCATTGCCTGGGGGATGCAGGTGACAAATGGTGATAAAGACACTAGCAGTTGTGATATGCAGGCTCTCCTTGAAGCATTCTAACAGCATTAGTACATGAACTCTACCCCCCACTGGCTTGAAGGGTAAGTTGAGGGTTGCCAGGCAGAGGCAACAAAGACCTCACAAGGGCAAGGAGGCAAGAATGAGCTCAGAGTGTTATTCAATGGGGAGTTCTCAGGCAGGGATGCTCCCGAGGGACCTCGAGAGGAGGTTAGGGCCAGAAGAATCAGAAGAAAGTTGATGAGTAACAAGAGAAATAGGATTAATTTTCTTCTGTCTGTAAAATCTGAAAATACGATCCCCACATGCAGTATGAACACACCTCTCCTTGAGCTTGTTGAACTCTGGGTAGACAATTTTCCCTTTCTGGGAAGTCATAGCAACAATCTgattgttttccatggtggcaAAGGCAAAGATCAGGTGGGTGCAGAGAAAGGGGTCCAGGTCATGGGGCAAGACGGAGGCAGGCCCAGGGCGACTCTGTGCCCAGCTGGCAAAATAACACACCAGTTTGTGGGCTGCGCCTGGCAAGGGAGAACACAGGTCAGCTAGCACAAACCAAGGGAGGAGTTGGAGCTCAGCTTCCACAGACAGCTGTGAACACAGCCCAGGTGGCCAGGCCACCGTAACATCCCCCTTACAAACACAGCCCAAAGCTACACTGAGGTCTggtcccccctctgcccctactgCCAACACCCCAGAGGGAAAAGAATGCCTTCTGGAATCCTGATCAGAATGGATCCTCAACTCTGGATCATGGCACACAGAGCGACACAGGGCACACATGACTGAAAATCCTCCGCTGAACTGCAGCAGATCAATGATCCCTGAcacaggagcagggcagggaggagctgCAGGAGGTACTCAACACAGAGCGCGTCCCAGCCAAAGAGGGCTCTCCCTGGCTCTGGAGAGGAGGATGCAATTTCCTTACCATCATGGTGTTTCAGCACAAGAAGCAGCCCTGCAGGAAACACAGGATGGAGTCACACTCAGATTCACATGCACACCCAGAGTGACGTGCGCCAGCCCCCCTCCAGTTCACCGGTGCACCAGCCAACTGAGCCCCATAGCCAGACACAGACGCACAAATGGAGACACGCTCTGTTCActtgtttcctcttttctaagTGGAGCCAGTAGAGCCAGATCTATCGAGGCTCCTATTCACCACAACAAACACCATATGGATACACACATGGTTATCACTGGGACAAGATAACATAGTTCTACCAAAAGCTCTAGGCCAGTGGCTCTCACCCCGGCAACAAGTATAACAAGTAGTGATGTTCTGGCTCCTCCCCTAGAGATTCTGACTTCACTGGTCCAAGGTGGAACTGGGAATAAAGATATTTAATGGGCAGCTGGATTTGAGGACCGCTGCTCAGATCACTCCTGCCTGAGCCTCTCCGGTCCTTCACTATGTCCCATCCCACCTCCACCTAATCCAACCCTGCTGCTTCTCAGGTACTCGAGAGGTGACAAACGTTGGAAGCCTGGTATCGTGGGGGCTGGGACCTGCCACACTCACCGACCCACAGCAACAGCCTGCCCATCTCAAAGGTCTGAGAGCTGCAAGGCTAGGGCTCAAGCCTCTTTATAGGAGCTTCCCTGGGCACAGCCCTGGGACAGTGCTGGCATAGCCCAGACAGACACAAAAGCCGGGTCAGTGATTAATGGGCCCGAGTCACAGTGACCCTAGCacctcccatcctccctctccAGCAGAGCTGAAGCTTTCAGAGCCAACAAAGAAATAGCTTGATCTGATACTGGCACATGGTGGATGTCGCCAAGGGCCATggcgagggcagggcagggctcagCTCTATTCCTGGTATTTGCCTCCCATGGACTGAGTATGAAGAGTAAATCCTGTATGGAGGCAGTAATTCCACTGTTATCAGATTATTGGTTAGGGAAGCAGCGTAATATAAAGGATAGAAGTTCCAGCTTTGGACCTAGACAGGCTAAGGTTTGAATCTCAGTGTCATCAGTTAGAAGTTTTATAATTGTGGGTGTTACCTAGATCTTTGAGCTGCAGCTTCCATacttgtaaaatagagataacagCTCATACTCACCTCATAAGGTTTTATAGAAATTGAAAAGATAATGTATGAAAAATGGTTAGTTCAGGAATTTGGTGTCATACGGGCTCAGTAAATAGTAGCTGTTACTAGGGACGCCAATAGAGTTGCCCCACAGAGTGAGGTTCTCAAACTCACGTGCTGACACTTGCCAGGCAGGTAACGTTCAGGTAACATAAATGAGTGAAGTGGACACAGTAGAATAGCTCACTCTCCACTTTATTAGAGGAATAGTTCAAGCCCAGTGATACACACCAACTAACACAAAGCCTCTTAGTCAGGAGACAACAGAGCAGGGACTGCACTCCAAGTAGTCACCAATGGCTGCCATGTAGTGGAATAGACCTCATATTGGAAGATGTCTCAACTTctcaagaaaagacaaaaatctgattttttgtGGGAGTCGAGAATGTTTGAGCCAGTATATGAATGAGCCAGGGCTAGAATGTGTTACGAACCTAAGGAACATAAGAAGTATAATTCTGGATACCTGAgggccaatattttaaaaatacaatgtgaagaataaagaaaatagatcCGTAGCCAGATGCTTTTATGTTCCATCAATGTTCTTTTTCTGCTACAGAGGATCTCAGATCATGAGTAGGTCCCACATTTCAGGGTTTGAGTCTCAATCATGAAGGACTAGAAACTGGGTGCCCATCTTCTCAGAAGACTGAGAGCTCACCTAGTCCACATGACACTGAGGGACTAACCAGATGTCAATATAATAAATGACACAGGGAAGTATAATGACTAGTGGTGGAATTTACATCACTTCCGGTatgaagaaatcataaaaatcgtttttttaatcagattgctGTGATATCATGTGATAAAAGCATTAAATGGTATAGAATGGTTACACAAAGGATATTTCAGTAAAACCCTAGGCAAGCCCGATGGAACACCCCACCTAAAAATACTGTTCCATTTGTTCATCCATCTTTGCTTCCTTTAAGTACTAAATGAGTATTTGTTGAGCATATGCCAGGCCCTGCTAGACACTCGATACAACGGTGAGCAAGACATAGTTTCTGCTCTCAGGGAGCTTCTAGTGAACAGACTGATCATATACTCAAGAGCTAGTGTATGTCTCCCTCCTGGAGAAGTATGTGTCTCTCATCTCTCCTGGATAGGGGCAGTGGGGAAAATAGGAGTTTTGCTGCTAAACAGACTGGAGATCCAACTCTTACTGTGCACCAATCCTGGGGCCACTTGAGTCCTACTTGCACGCCCAGTGTCACATTCCATTTCTTGGGCTAAGAGTACCTTGCATCAGGAGACGATCAAGCAAGCCTCTTGAGCATCAAGCAAGCCTCTTGAGCAACAATGGGTCAGGCTGGGCAACAACTTGTGCCACTGGTTACATTTACCCTGGTCTGGTTTCTAACACTAATGACTGTGCTCTTAGTGGGGTTTTCCAATTCCTAGCCTGAGTCACCTAATTGTTGTTAACGGGTCTTTGcattaatttctcttcctgttctGTAAACCATAGGC
This region of Vulpes vulpes isolate BD-2025 chromosome 8, VulVul3, whole genome shotgun sequence genomic DNA includes:
- the OVGP1 gene encoding oviduct-specific glycoprotein isoform X1, with translation MCALCRSVCHDPELRIHSDQDSRRHSFPSGVLAVGAEGGPDLSVALGCVCKGDVTVAWPPGLCSQLSVEAELQLLPWFVLADLCSPLPGAAHKLVCYFASWAQSRPGPASVLPHDLDPFLCTHLIFAFATMENNQIVAMTSQKGKIVYPEFNKLKERNRELRTLLSIGGWDFGTSKFTTMLSTLSNRKKFIHSVILLLRTYNFDGLDLFFLYPGLRGSPMSDRRTFLLLIKELLFAFQNEVKLDMRPRLLLSAAVSGDPHIIQIAYDVHLLGKLLDFINVLSYDFHGSWEKFTGHNSPLFSLPGDPSSSICSFLQRATKRWIDFQQVPYAYKGKVWVGYDDANSFSSKAMFIKEEHFGGAMVWTLDLDDAKGTFCRTGPFPLVHKLHSLLVQAGGKSTATNTHGKSQNTTTASHRGGTVSPTSKTASFVRHTVALEGKTETVGETVTLGEMTMISMQLLTSVKKDKPFVKRVVAPEMMTIPSGKMKVTPDGQTKILRGENLTSEVNTDPLMGYVDL